The Chryseobacterium indologenes genomic sequence ATGTTAATAAGCATAATGTAGCCAGGAAGTTCTATGAATCGCAGGGATACAGGGTCTATGACGAGGGTGTTTTCGATATTGGAAACGGTTTTGTAATGGATGATTTTCTGATGGAATTTCTAATTCACGATTAATTGACTTAAAATTTTGTAACTTTCACCTGTAATTCTATAACGGGTGATTTCTTTTTTTAAGTCATCTTTGCTTCAGAACCAAATCACTTATAATACAATACATTCATATGCTTGGTTTTGAGCTTTTTGAGCTTTTTATCAGTATATTTTTTTCATCCTTAGTGTTTAAATTCCTGTATTCAAGAATACAGGAGTTTTTTTTTCTATAAAATATGTTAAAAAATATAATCCTATTTCACATTCAATTGAAATAAATTATTATATTTACTAAAAAATTGGCTTACTTATTACTAGGATGAAAATGTACGTAAAATTTGACTTCAATGCTCTTTGTAAAAAGGTATTGGAGGAAAAACTTAGAGAGCATGGGCTAAAGTACCGGCTACTGAACTTCGGTGAGGTAGAGTTTTACGAACCCATTACTCAGGAGCAGCATAATCTTTTTAAGAAAAATCTTGGAGATTATGGGATCGAGATCATTGAAAGCCAAAAAACGGCTTTGGTGCAGAAAATAAAAGATGCTATTGTAGAACTTGTTTTTTCAGATGAGATTATTCCTGTAAAAGCGTCTATTTATATTTCCGAAAAACTGAATCACAGCTATGGATACCTTTCCAATCTGTTTTCAGAGGTCGCTTACACATCTATTGAGAATTTTATTATTCTGCAAAAAATTGAGCATGCGAAAGCTCTCATTATAAGAAATAAGCAGAGTCTCACTGAGATTGCTCATAAGCTGAACTATTCCAGTGTCGCTCACCTGAGTACACAATTTAAAAATACCACAGGGATTACTCCCTCCCAGTTTCAAAAGATCATAGGAAAAAGAAGAAGGGCCCAGACTACGGTAATAAATCCTAAAATGCAGTATGAATAAAGAATTTCTGAACGTAATAGTAGCAGATAGCGATGAAAATACTTTAACCTTTTTTAAAAATATATTCAAAGAACAGAAGATATCTATAAAAATTCAAAGCTTCAACAACGGAAAAAATATGATGAAGTATCTGAATCATGAAGATGCAGTGGTTCCTGAAATTGTTTTTATTCAGTATGCAATTCCTGAGATAGATAGTATAGAATGTATTGCAGAATTTAAATCACATTCAAAGTTCAATAATATGGTGACTGTTATATTTTCCGACCAGATTTCAGAACATGAGATTGAAGATATTTTTGTGGCGGGCACCAATATTTACATGAGAAAACCGGAAGATTTCAAGAGTTTAAAGAAAGTTCTTTCAGATATTATCAGTATCAATTGGCAGTACCACACTTCAGGATTGAATAAAGATCATTTTATCCTGAAAATATGATGGATACAAGATTTAAAAGCTCTGGTTTTTGTTAAAAATCGACTTATATTTCATGCATACTATTCACACAAAAGTGAAAATTTTATAACTAATAGTTGAAATCATATAAAAAAAATATCAATTAATATTCTGACATTTGTAATCATAAAATAATTACACAAATTTAACCATATACGAAAATACGGATGAATGAAAAGGAAATTGTTTCTAAAAACAAAAAAATATATAAATCACGATGTTAGCTAACAAAATGAATTATACTCATTTCCAATTTTAAAGCATAGAAGATCTTTAAACAAAACGGTACAATCATGAAAACTTAAGAGTGTTGGAGATATTTTTTATTCGTTTCATTCCCTCATCTTCAACCTCGACACAGTTAGTTTTTATAATAAGCAAGTTGGAAAAATAATTCATTTTGTTTTTTATAATTTATTTTAATAGTTGATGGTTTTGAGCCTATTCAAATAGTAGATACATATTTTCACACCACATCACAAAATATTAAGCCTAAACTATTAAAATAAATTTTTTTGAAGACCAAAAGTAATTTCTTCTAAATAACAGTTTTATAAGGGGACCGCAGGAAATTTTTTTCTGCGGTTTTTTTATGAAATCTTACTCCACTTATTCTTCCCTTTATAATTTCTGAGATAATAATTTTTCATGACAAGATTGTCTGGCCTTACCAGTAACGGATCTGCTTCCAGTATTTTCTCAACCGTATTTTTCGTGGTCTTAATAATGGCAGAATCTTTTACCAGGTCCAGTCTTTTGAAATCTACCACACCACTTTGTTGTGTTCCCAGAATATCTCCGGGCCCGCGAAGCTGCATGTCAACTTCAGAGATTTTGAATCCGTCATTGGTCTCTGTCATGGTACGGATACGGGTTCTGCTTTCTTTGCTCAGCTTATCCGAGGTCATCAGAATGCAGTAGCTCTGCTCTGCACCTCTTCCTACACGGCCCCTGAGCTGATGAAGCTGAGAAAGACCAAATCTTTCCGAACTTTCTATAACCATTACGGAAGCATTAGGTACATTGACACCTACTTCAATAACCGTTGTTGCAACCATGATTTCAGCTTTCCCTGAAGCAAAATACGCCATAGCAGCATCTTTTTCATCGGGTTTCATTTTCCCGTGCAGCATCGTTACATTATAGTCTGAAAAATAATCCATGACATGCTCAAGACCTTCCATGAGATTCTTGTAATCTAACGTCTCGGATTCCTCAATAAGTGGATATACAAAATAAATCTGTCTGCCTTTTTTAATTTCATCTTTACAGAAATTATATACATACGATCTGTCTTTCTCCCGTCTGTGAGCAGTGATAAT encodes the following:
- a CDS encoding response regulator, giving the protein MNKEFLNVIVADSDENTLTFFKNIFKEQKISIKIQSFNNGKNMMKYLNHEDAVVPEIVFIQYAIPEIDSIECIAEFKSHSKFNNMVTVIFSDQISEHEIEDIFVAGTNIYMRKPEDFKSLKKVLSDIISINWQYHTSGLNKDHFILKI
- a CDS encoding helix-turn-helix transcriptional regulator — protein: MKMYVKFDFNALCKKVLEEKLREHGLKYRLLNFGEVEFYEPITQEQHNLFKKNLGDYGIEIIESQKTALVQKIKDAIVELVFSDEIIPVKASIYISEKLNHSYGYLSNLFSEVAYTSIENFIILQKIEHAKALIIRNKQSLTEIAHKLNYSSVAHLSTQFKNTTGITPSQFQKIIGKRRRAQTTVINPKMQYE